The window TGCGCTGGAAGAGGCACGGAATCGAGACAATCGCACATTTGCGCTCTGCAGTGCTTAATAAAAGAACTGGCAATATATTAGAGGCTGCCAAAATTGCAGCGTGATTCCGTAAATCTGACATGCACCCAGATTCAGCTTGAGAGTTCATTTACACAATGCTATGATATATCACCAGTCGAGTATACACATTAAGAGGTATGTAATGATTTCCAAGTGCATTCGAGTCAGCGCCTTGCTGGGTAGTATTTTCCTCTCGACATCCAGTTGGGCAATTAAAGTTCCAGTCACGCAATACGCAAATGTATCGCCGCTTCCGGGAGGCTGCATAGCACTCAACCAGGACGGCAAGCCTGATGGCCGCGGCGCAATGCAGATAAATATTCCTGTAGCTTATACGCCGGGCAATGGCTATGCTAGCCTGGGTGCTTTCAGCGGAGAGCATTTGAATGCTTACTATAGTGACAAAGAGCAAAATGGCACAGGCGTGCTTGCGTTCGGCTTCGGAGGTTGGCCAAAGCTTTACGCGTCGGCCATGGCTGTGAGTAGTTGGATTGCGGATGACAGCAAGTCCGTGAGTTTTCAGCTCCAGTGCATTAAGGAAACCGATAAGGTGCCTGCAGTTGCGGTTGGTGTTCAGGACCTGTTGAATAAAGAATGGAAGCAGTTTAGGCAAAAGATGAATACCAAAGTCGGGTATTATGCCGTCGCCACTAAACAGTTCGATATTGATAACAAATCTATTTATACTACACTCGGCTACGGTGCAGGCAAGTTTTTAAACAGGCCTTTTGTGGGTCTTTCGTACCCTATCAATGACCACTTGAGCATCGCAAGTGAATATGACGGCTATCAGATTAATGGTGCGCTGGGATGGAGGCCATTAGGTAGATACAGTTCATGGACAGTCGCAGCAGGCTTTAATGGCAAATGCGGTCCATTCTTTGGTGGATGTGCAACAGGCACAATGAATAGCGCGTGGTCGGTTCCGATAGGGCTCTACCTGATTTATAAGTAGTTACAAGATTCGCCTCAAGGTTTTCAAGATTATCCAGAAGTCGCTCAAGACAGACGAATGCAGTGCATAATCCAGATTGAGGCGTATTTTTTCGGGCATCACTTCATTTATGTATGCAGATTCAGGGTCGGATGCCTGCGCAAGCACGGTGCTTTCATCCCTGTAGCGGATGGAAGCGGGGTCGGTGATGCCGGGCGGTATATCCAGCACTGCGCGCTGCTGTTGACTGTAAAGCTCAACATATCGCTTGACTTCCGGGCGAGGTCCCACCAGGCTCATCTCGCCCATAAATACATTAAATAGCTGCGGGAGCTCATCAAGCTTGCTCTTGCGCAGAAACCTTCCAGCGCGCGTGATACGAGTGTCTTTACCGACCGTAAGCTGCATGCCGATCTTCTCCGCATCCACGACCATCGTCCGAAACTTCCACATCCCGAACGGTTTGCCGTGCAGCCCGATGCGCTCCTGGCGAAAGAAGACCGGCCCCTTGTCATCCAATTTGATAATGATTGCTGTGACAAGTAAGACCGGCCACAGCACAATCAGTCCCGCGCTGGTGAAGCAAAGATCGAATAGTCTTTTTCCGGCTCTCATGCAAGAATCTCACGGACCGCGTTAACAACTCTCTCGGTATCTGCATCGCTCATACGAGTGTAGATCGGCAGGCTGACGGCGTGCTCATAACACTCAACTGCGCATGGATAATCCTCAGCTTTAAGATTATAGTATTTACTCCAATATGGATGGATATTGAGCGGGATGTAGTGCACGCTCGTGCCGATGCCGCGCTTGGTCATTTCCTGAATGAAATCATTGCGGGAAATGGGCGCATCATCGGTCAACCTGATGACGTAAAGATGCCATGCATGCATTTCGCCCTCTGGAGCTTTTTGTGGCAATATCAAAGGCAGATCAGCAAATCTTTCGTTATACACCTCGGCAATTGCTTCGCGGGAAGCCCTGAATTTATATACTTTGGTAAGCTGGTGTATTCCAATAGCTGCCGCTATATCGGTCATATTATACTTGAAGCCTGGAGCCACAACTTCATAGTACCAAGACGGCTTATCGGAATTATATCTGTTAAACACGTCGCGGTCGATTCCATGCAGGCGCATCATACGGCAGCGATCGGCTTTGTCTTTATCTCGCAGCACGATCATTCCGCCCTCGCCGGTCGCCAGAGGTTTTGTAGCATAAAAGCTGAACACTACCGCATCACTTTCGATTGCGCCAATCAATTTGCCTTTGAAAGTCGTCGGAATGGCATGAGCCGCGTCTTCGACTACTTTCAGATTGTGCCTGTGGGCAATATCGTATATGGCATCCATATCACATGCCAGCCCACCGACATGCACCGGTAAAATCATCTTGGTGCGCGGGGTAATTGCAGCTTCGATCTTAGCAGGATCGATAATAAGTGTCTTGGGATCGATATCTACAAACACAGGGTCTGCTCCAAGATATCTTATGACCTCGGCTGTGGCGGTAAATGTGTAAGGAGTAGTAATTACCTCATCGCCTGCAGTTATTCCCAGGGATTCGAGCGCAAGATGCAGACCTGCCGTAGCCGAGTTTACCGCGATGGTTTCTACATCTCCTCCCAGGAAGGTCGCGAAATCCTGCTCAAACCGGCGCGTTTTGGGTCCGGTGGTAAGCCAGCCGGAGCGCATCGAATCGACGACTTCCGCTATTTCCTCCTCACCTATATCAGGCAGTGCAAATGGTAAAAAAGTGTTTACATATGAACTCATAACTATTCCTGTTTCTCTATCCAGCACAATACGTGTGTTCGCAGTAATGGAATGCAATTGAATAAACTATATAGCCAAGGGTGTACAGCAGTAACTCGGCGGTTGATCGGTGGAGCAAGCGTTACGCGCCACGACGATATCTTGCCGTCGGGAAAGAGTTCTCTGATCCGTCTTAACGGAACTCCCCGCACATCGGGATTATTGGGGTTATTCATTACAAAATCGTACCACAATACGCCGCCCCCAGGCTTTGTAAGCGACCACATTTTATCGGCCAGCCTTTGCTGAAACTGATTGTCCAGAATTGAAGTGAAAACTGTCGATTGCAATACGATATCAAACGATTCGCGTTCCAGGTCAAGTGCGGTTGCGTCCCCGCAGATTACTCTGGTTGCGTTTGGAAGTCTGTTTCTCGCAGTATTTGCACGTTCTTCGAGCAGTTCATTTGCAATAAGATTTTCAGGCTTGAAGCCAATGCTGATTAAATAAAGAAGATTTGTACCTGTCCCACAGCCAACTTCCAGAACTCTTTTACTTTCAACAGGCGCAATACCGTAATTGTTGATCCATCTTATTATAGCCCGCTCTTTTTCCTGAGTACTTAGACAGACATCTATGCGTGTTGGAATGTACAACGAAGACGTTTCTGCTTGCTTTCGACGGGAGTACCTTTCTCGAACTCTATCTACTTCGCTCATTACACAAATGCCTCCAGGAAACGCTTGGCCAAGATCGAATAGTCGTGAGATTTAAGCACATATTCATGTCCGCGCGCCCCCATTCGACTGCGCTCTTCGGGGTTCATCTTCATAAGAGTTAAAACCGCATCGGCAATATCCTTCTGACTGCCCGTGGATATCGATATGCCACACCCACTCTCGCTCACCATATCATTACCTGCATCTATCGACTGCACCACGGGCTTTGCAGCCATCATGTAATCCATAAGTTTATTCGGACTGATGCCAAACCTGAAAAGAGACTTGTGAGCCAGGCCAATGTACAATACATCCATCTTGCTCAGCAAGCTCGGAATTGATGCCTTCGGTACAGCGGGCAAAAACCTTACATTATTAAGACGCATGTTGCTCGCGGTTTTTATAAGTTTCTCTTTATCAGGCCCTTGCCCGACTAAAATAAAAACAGCATTTGACCCTTCTGTCAGAGCGGCTGCTTCCATGAGGCGTTCGAGTGCATTAGCCGGCCCGTGAGCTCCCGCATAACAAACAAGAAACCTGCCCTCGCCTTGCAGCGCATCCAGAATATCTTTTTGCTCCTGTGGGATGGTCTGCTTGCTTTCCAGCCACTCGCTTGTATCGATCCCATTCGGCACATAGCAAAACTTACCTTCTGCCAGGCCATGTTTGAGCATATGGCTCTCTGCAAGCGGCAACATAGATACCACTCTATCGCAGTGCTTGTATGCATAGTTCTCTGCCCACTGCATCAGCATGATAAACGGATGCCATTTGGACATTCCACCTATCTCCATAGGTGATAGCGGCCACAGGTCGTGGACTTCATATATCAACTTGGCAGAGGCAAGCCGGGCAATTTTGCTGGCTGGATAATTGTCCAGGGGATATGTAGATGAGGCTATGACCACATCCGGCTTGATCGTCCGTGCAAGTTCGATTCTACGAAGAAGCAGTTGATTGGTAAAACTGAGCATGTTCTTTACACGCCCAACGCCATTCCCCGAATACGCTGGAGTCTTAAGCCAGATATAATGGACTCCCTCGATTACCTCATGAGTCATATTGCCTTTGATCTGTGGATTACAGGTGCGAACATGCGAGTTTGAAGCAGCAATTATTGTTACTTCATGTCCAAGCCTTACCCATTCGCGAGCCATATAGAATGGTCGATATTCCATGCCATGCTTTATTGAGCCGGCGTAGTGGTTGATGAGTAAAATTTTCATATGATTCAAATATGCGCGGCAGCAGTTGAAAGAACTCTCTCATAGAAATGCACCGTTTAATCCACACATGCAGACCATTTATAGCGTTTCTTAAAGAATCCCCGTCCGTTCGGCGCGGCACCTTGCACGTTGGTATTTTAGCATAACCGTCTGTTTGGTGTCCAACACTGGGGCGTTTTGAATTGCGCTGAACATGAAACGCTAAATCAGACAGACGCCCTCGACAAACGCCAAATCGAGTTGACATGCCTACAGTGTCCTGATAGAATGACGTAGGTAGGCAGGCTTTGACAAAACAGGTTCAAGTTATTCAAACCGAAGCCGGTCTAATATGCCAAGGGCACGGATGGTTTTACGCAATTATGAGCACTGATGCCGCGGTTCGTCGCGACTCTCTTCAGGACGATCCTGAGGTTGATCTTCGAGAGCAAGTTAGGAAGTGGCGCGCCAGGTGGAAGCTGCTTCTGGCTTTCATATTAGGTGGCATGGCACTTGCTTTTATCTATACAAAGATGCAGCCCAACATATATGAGTCAAAAGCTAGCCTCTACGTGAAGTCGACCTCAAGTACAGCAGGTCTGTTGGCAGATTTACCAATAGGACTCAGCCAAGGTTCCAGCGGTTCGGGATATATCATTGCGCTTCTCAAAAGTGAAACAATGTACAGGCGTGTGATAGTCCAGTTGAATCTCCTCCAGAGTCATGCGTTTGCCGACAGAAGGGTTTGTAACATACCTTCCGCCGTAGAGGAGCTTTCTCGCTCGGCAATGGTCCACGAAGAAAAGGATGGTACGATCAGTCTGATTGTTCGTTCACGAAGTCCAGAATTGTCGGCAAAAATCGCAAATGCCATGGTAGGCAATCTCGGTACGATGGTCATTACGGTCTCGAAAAAGAAGACCGATTTTATCCAAGGCAAGATGACCGGCACACTGCGCGATTTGGAGAAAGCCGAAAACGATCTTATGATCTTCCAAAAGCGTAACAGCATAGCCTCGATAGATGATCAAACGAAGGCTATGATTACAGAGTTGAGCGAGCTCGATAGCAAGCTGGTCGAACTGGACGTGCAGCAACAGGACATAAGGAGCCAACTCGCCAATTCCGGTGACCTGAATGATTTGGTTGGTCTTGAAGTTGAGTTAAAGTCTTTGGAATCGAGTCGCAGTTTTCTGGAGAATAAACGAACCGATCTGCAAAAAAAACTGGAAACGCTGCCGCAGATGGGGCTGGAATATATGCGATTGCAGCGTCGCGTTGCCTCGCTGACCAAAACCTATGAACTGCTGTTGCAGCAATATGAGATGGAGTCCATCTCCCAGCGCGGTGAAGACGGCGATTACCAGATAATAGATAAGGCTCACCCCAACAAGCAAAAAGTCGCTCCAAGCGCGGCCAGAAATGCCGTATTGGGTGGTATGATCGGTTTGATGGTTTCCATGGGATTGGCAAGTTTTATGTCGAACCCAAAAGGCGCATATAAGAAGCGTCATGCCTGAAGACCATGCTTTACCACGATAGATGACGGGGCTCCGGTCCCGACTTCTGCACATTCGGAACCAAACAACTATAGACATAAATGAGCGACGGCAGTCCTTAGCTGTCCGATTTCAGCTATTTTTGTGGGAGGGTAAAATGGAAAAAGTTGGTGCCACTTTGGCAGAGTGCGATAAGCGCGCAACCGAAACCGGCTTGCTGCGAGTATGTGTAGTTGGACTTGGATATATTGGTCTTCCCTTAGCCACAGTTTTAACTGCAAACAATATTGATGTCTACGGAGCCGACGTTTCCAGAGAAGTGGTAGCCAATCTTAACTTGGGTCAGACTCACTGCGTTGAACCCGGACTGGATGAAATGCTGGAAAAAGCTGTTTCCAGCGGACGTTTTCGCGCGTTTGAGCAGCCGGCGGAAGCTGATGTTTTTGTGATTGCTGTCCCAACACCGATAACAAAAGAAAAGGAGCCGGACGTCACTTGCGTTATCTCGGCTGCGGAATCTATCGCTCCTCGTCTCGTGGCCGGCAATCTTATAATAATCGAGTCCACTTGCCCCGTAATGACAACAGAGGTGGTTAAGGACCGTCTGAGCAAGCTCAGGCCTGATCTTGAATTTCCAAAGCGAGATGAAGCGGGGCATCCTGACCAGGTGAGCATAGCTTATTGCCCTGAAAGGGTGCTGCCTGGTCGTATATTTCTGGAACTGGTCGAAAATGATAGAGTCGTAGGCGGTCTTGATGAGCTTTCCACCCGGTTGGGCGTAGCTTTTTATGAAAGATTCATTCATGGCAATGTATTGCCTACCGATGCGCGCACTGCCGAAATGTGCAAGTTAGCTGAGAATGCCTACAGGGATGTAAACATTGCTTTTGCCAACGAACTGTCGCTGGTATGCGAGCGTTTTGCGATAAATCCGTTCAAGCTTATAGAGCTTTCTAATCGGCATCCCCGTGTAAACATACTCCAACCCGGACCTGGTGTAGGTGGCCACTGCATTGCAATAGACCCATGGTTTATTGTGGATTCGGCGCCTGATCTTGCTAATCTGATCAGAACATCTCGCCAGGTAAACGATTCAATGCCCGGCAGAGTTGTCGAGCGCGTTCTGAAAGCGGCAAAAGAGTTTTCCAACCCGACAATTGCGTGCCTTGGTCTTGCGTTCAAACCCGATGTGGATGATCTAAGAGAGAGTCCGGCGGTTGAGATTACAAGAGAACTGGCGCAGATGGGTATGGGCCGAATCCTTGCCGTTGAGCCGAATGTCAACGTCCTGCCAAGCATACTGCAAGAACAACCGGTTGAACTAGTCGATATTAACAATGCGCTGGAAGCTGCGGATGTGGTGGTGCTTCTGGTAAACCATAGACAATTCCTTAGCTTGGATCCCCACTGCCTGTGTGGCAAAAAAATCATTGATACGCGGGGCGCTTGGCGGTCTGCTTACGAGTAGGAGATGTGCATTGATTGAACATGCCGCCGCATCGTCCCCGGATGGATGCTTTATAGCAGAGGTCCGATCCACAGTGGATCGCCTGCTCGAAACCCTGAAATCCGTC of the Armatimonadota bacterium genome contains:
- a CDS encoding YjbH domain-containing protein; this translates as MISKCIRVSALLGSIFLSTSSWAIKVPVTQYANVSPLPGGCIALNQDGKPDGRGAMQINIPVAYTPGNGYASLGAFSGEHLNAYYSDKEQNGTGVLAFGFGGWPKLYASAMAVSSWIADDSKSVSFQLQCIKETDKVPAVAVGVQDLLNKEWKQFRQKMNTKVGYYAVATKQFDIDNKSIYTTLGYGAGKFLNRPFVGLSYPINDHLSIASEYDGYQINGALGWRPLGRYSSWTVAAGFNGKCGPFFGGCATGTMNSAWSVPIGLYLIYK
- the wecC gene encoding UDP-N-acetyl-D-mannosamine dehydrogenase, whose amino-acid sequence is MEKVGATLAECDKRATETGLLRVCVVGLGYIGLPLATVLTANNIDVYGADVSREVVANLNLGQTHCVEPGLDEMLEKAVSSGRFRAFEQPAEADVFVIAVPTPITKEKEPDVTCVISAAESIAPRLVAGNLIIIESTCPVMTTEVVKDRLSKLRPDLEFPKRDEAGHPDQVSIAYCPERVLPGRIFLELVENDRVVGGLDELSTRLGVAFYERFIHGNVLPTDARTAEMCKLAENAYRDVNIAFANELSLVCERFAINPFKLIELSNRHPRVNILQPGPGVGGHCIAIDPWFIVDSAPDLANLIRTSRQVNDSMPGRVVERVLKAAKEFSNPTIACLGLAFKPDVDDLRESPAVEITRELAQMGMGRILAVEPNVNVLPSILQEQPVELVDINNALEAADVVVLLVNHRQFLSLDPHCLCGKKIIDTRGAWRSAYE
- a CDS encoding glycosyltransferase family 4 protein; the encoded protein is MKILLINHYAGSIKHGMEYRPFYMAREWVRLGHEVTIIAASNSHVRTCNPQIKGNMTHEVIEGVHYIWLKTPAYSGNGVGRVKNMLSFTNQLLLRRIELARTIKPDVVIASSTYPLDNYPASKIARLASAKLIYEVHDLWPLSPMEIGGMSKWHPFIMLMQWAENYAYKHCDRVVSMLPLAESHMLKHGLAEGKFCYVPNGIDTSEWLESKQTIPQEQKDILDALQGEGRFLVCYAGAHGPANALERLMEAAALTEGSNAVFILVGQGPDKEKLIKTASNMRLNNVRFLPAVPKASIPSLLSKMDVLYIGLAHKSLFRFGISPNKLMDYMMAAKPVVQSIDAGNDMVSESGCGISISTGSQKDIADAVLTLMKMNPEERSRMGARGHEYVLKSHDYSILAKRFLEAFV
- a CDS encoding class I SAM-dependent methyltransferase: MSEVDRVRERYSRRKQAETSSLYIPTRIDVCLSTQEKERAIIRWINNYGIAPVESKRVLEVGCGTGTNLLYLISIGFKPENLIANELLEERANTARNRLPNATRVICGDATALDLERESFDIVLQSTVFTSILDNQFQQRLADKMWSLTKPGGGVLWYDFVMNNPNNPDVRGVPLRRIRELFPDGKISSWRVTLAPPINRRVTAVHPWLYSLFNCIPLLRTHVLCWIEKQE
- a CDS encoding sugar transferase, whose product is MRAGKRLFDLCFTSAGLIVLWPVLLVTAIIIKLDDKGPVFFRQERIGLHGKPFGMWKFRTMVVDAEKIGMQLTVGKDTRITRAGRFLRKSKLDELPQLFNVFMGEMSLVGPRPEVKRYVELYSQQQRAVLDIPPGITDPASIRYRDESTVLAQASDPESAYINEVMPEKIRLNLDYALHSSVLSDFWIILKTLRRIL
- a CDS encoding GNVR domain-containing protein, whose translation is MSTDAAVRRDSLQDDPEVDLREQVRKWRARWKLLLAFILGGMALAFIYTKMQPNIYESKASLYVKSTSSTAGLLADLPIGLSQGSSGSGYIIALLKSETMYRRVIVQLNLLQSHAFADRRVCNIPSAVEELSRSAMVHEEKDGTISLIVRSRSPELSAKIANAMVGNLGTMVITVSKKKTDFIQGKMTGTLRDLEKAENDLMIFQKRNSIASIDDQTKAMITELSELDSKLVELDVQQQDIRSQLANSGDLNDLVGLEVELKSLESSRSFLENKRTDLQKKLETLPQMGLEYMRLQRRVASLTKTYELLLQQYEMESISQRGEDGDYQIIDKAHPNKQKVAPSAARNAVLGGMIGLMVSMGLASFMSNPKGAYKKRHA
- a CDS encoding DegT/DnrJ/EryC1/StrS family aminotransferase produces the protein MSSYVNTFLPFALPDIGEEEIAEVVDSMRSGWLTTGPKTRRFEQDFATFLGGDVETIAVNSATAGLHLALESLGITAGDEVITTPYTFTATAEVIRYLGADPVFVDIDPKTLIIDPAKIEAAITPRTKMILPVHVGGLACDMDAIYDIAHRHNLKVVEDAAHAIPTTFKGKLIGAIESDAVVFSFYATKPLATGEGGMIVLRDKDKADRCRMMRLHGIDRDVFNRYNSDKPSWYYEVVAPGFKYNMTDIAAAIGIHQLTKVYKFRASREAIAEVYNERFADLPLILPQKAPEGEMHAWHLYVIRLTDDAPISRNDFIQEMTKRGIGTSVHYIPLNIHPYWSKYYNLKAEDYPCAVECYEHAVSLPIYTRMSDADTERVVNAVREILA